The Tubulanus polymorphus chromosome 6, tnTubPoly1.2, whole genome shotgun sequence genome includes a region encoding these proteins:
- the LOC141906852 gene encoding metal cation symporter ZIP14-like isoform X2 produces the protein MEFTRAFLLLSVCLFSMTPIFTINAEEDDHHEEGAVDPFHNLVEDILKVDTETLTQTQSDTFYAKLIDVVFTRLNCSVNDNSSACYNCLTPTHVKTVIAATSGNVTEGKFEKSAAIIAYFLTNAKSICASIGDPGSKNLTFYDTGLLHYAHGSDVTETAVQTILQTVINAGYDRKAGHASGIPHAEPVMCANADEIGEIAGFTEATKFTSAAGLYPSMSTLVFLIYKGYVLQTSTCPALPAKQKFLEYLYTKFGFNASTPLSEEGFEAMLKQLNIGNKTTLEDISNIGADPHAGHDHRRRKRAADPHAGHGHEHGHGHGHGHEEATVNECYNADSIFTIHDVDHAVGMQASQFNEICPTLIQQQLSKACTTVEYTKTESTASQSEIYGYGTLAIAIISSFALLGALIVPCMGGNIYKCVMVMFIGLAVGTMSGDALLHLIPLAVGLHEHASKPGLSIYETIGDYVWKSLGIIAAIYAFFLFETIMKLVRPKQTNLLLHPEAQHCAEVDNHGHSHSPDPEFFSNYKRKMSLPKDSAENYELKEATKNANGGIDNFAYKGSNADLAKEPEIESQAKITTNGDVEAVSPKEEEVITKRKDFCSDITPMALMIIIGDTIHNFADGMAVGAAFAQSLTSGLATSIAVLCHEVPHELGDFAVLISSGMSIKKALALNLLSACSAFIGLYIGIAVSMQPVVREWIFAVTAGMFLYVSLVDMLPSLMLTDAGSKMKTFVFQNVGMILGYAAMLIIAIFEEHIKF, from the exons ATGGAGTTCACACGAGCTTTTCTACTGCTCTCTGTTTGTCTCTTCTCGATGACACCTATATTTACGATCAACGCTGAAGAGGATGACCACCACGAAGAGGGAGCCGTCGACCCGTTTCATAATTTGGTCGAAGATATCCTGAAGGTCGACACTGAAACTTTGACTCAAACTCAATCCGATACGTTTTACGCGAAGTTGATTGATGTAGTTTTCACGAGACTGAATTGCTCCGTTAATGACAATTCTTCAGCTTGTTATAAC tgTTTAACACCGACCCACGTTAAAACTGTTATTGCAGCAACTTCGGGCAACGTCACTGAGGGAAAATTCGAAAAATCAGCAGCAATCATTGCATATTTCCTGACGAATGCGAAATCAATTTGCGCGAGTATCGGAGATCCTGGCTCGAAAAATTTAACTTTTTATGATACCGGGCTTCTGCACTATGCACATGGGTCCGATGTCACTGAAACTGCTGTTCAGACAATTCTCCAAACTGTAATCAATGCTGGTTATGATCGGAAAGCTGGTCACGCTTCTGGTATTCCGCATGCTGAACCTGTAATG TGCGCCAATGCAGACGAAATTGGTGAAATTGCCGGTTTTACCGAAGCCACTAAATTTACATCCGCCGCTGGTTTATACCCTTCCATGTCTACTCTTGTCTTCTTGATTTATAAAg GTTATGTTCTACAGACGTCAACATGCCCAGCATTGCCTGCCAAACAGAAATTTTTAGAATACCTTTACACAAAATTTGGTTTCAATGCGTCCACTCCTTTGTCCGAAGAAG GTTTTGAGGCGATGTTGAAACAGTTAAATATCGGTAACAAAACTACATTAGAAGACATCAGTAATATTGGTGCAGATCCTCACGCGGGTCACGACCACAGACGACGAAAGCGAGCAGCAGATCCACACGCGGGACATGGACACGAACATGGACATGGACATGGACATGGACATGAGGAGGCCACGGTCAATGAG TGTTATAATGCTGATAGTATATTCACAATTCATGATGTTGACCACGCAGTCGGTATGCAAGCTTCAcagttcaatgaaatttgtccCACTCTAATACAGCAGCAATTGAGCAAAGCGTGCACCACAGTAGAGTATACAAAGACAGAATCCACTGCTTCACAATCGGAAA ttTACGGATATGGTACATTAGCAATTGCTATAATCAGTTCGTTTGCTTTGCTCGGTGCTTTGATTGTTCCATGTATGGGtggaaatatatacaaatgcgTTATGGTGATGTTTATTGGACTGGCTGTGGGTACTATGTCCGGAGACGCTCTGCTGCATCTGATACCACTT gctGTTGGTCTCCACGAACACGCATCTAAACCTGGTCTTAGTATCTATGAAACTATCGGAGATTATGTATGGAAATCGTTAGGAATCATTGCAG CTATTTATGCTTTCTTCTTATTCGAAACAATCATGAAACTCGTCAGACCAAAGCAG ACCAATCTTCTCTTGCACCCTGAAGCTCAG CATTGTGCTGAAGTTGACAATCATGGACACTCCCATTCGCCTGACCCggaatttttcagtaattACAAGAGGAAGATGTCATTGCCCAAAGATTCTGCCGAAAACTATGAGCTTAAAGag GCTACGAAGAACGCAAATGGAGGAATCGATAATTTTGCGTATAAAGGTTCGAATGCAGATCTTGCGAAAGAACCAGAAATCGAGTCGCAAGCAAAAATAACCACGAATGGAGATGTTGAAGCCGTATCTCCGAAAGAGGAAGAAGTCATCACGAAAAGAAAAGACTTCTGTTCAG ATATTACACCTATGGCTCTGATGATTATAATCGGTGATActattcataattttgctGATGGGATGGCCGTTGGAGCTGCATTTGCGCAATCCCTGACAAGTGGTTTAGCCACATCGATTGCTGTCCTGTGCCACGAGGTACCGCACGAACTAG GTGATTTTGCGGTTTTGATATCGTCTGGTATGAGTATCAAAAAGGCTCTAGCCCTCAATTTACTTTCGGCATGTTCAGCATTTATCGGGTTGTATATCGGTATCGCAGTATCTATGCAACCAGTCGTTAGAGAATGGATATTTGCTGTCACTGCTGGAATGTTCTTATACGTTTCATTAGTCGATATG CTTCCGTCCTTGATGTTGACCGATGCTggttcaaaaatgaaaacatttgtTTTCCAAAATGTCGGTATGATTTTGGGATATGCCGCGATGCTTATTATCGCAATCTTTGAGGAACACATTAAATTTTAG
- the LOC141906852 gene encoding metal cation symporter ZIP8-like isoform X3, translating to MEFTRAFLLLSVCLFSMTPIFTINAEEDDHHEEGAVDPFHNLVEDILKVDTETLTQTQSDTFYAKLIDVVFTRLNCSVNDNSSACYNCLTPTHVKTVIAATSGNVTEGKFEKSAAIIAYFLTNAKSICASIGDPGSKNLTFYDTGLLHYAHGSDVTETAVQTILQTVINAGYDRKAGHASGIPHAEPVMCANADEIGEIAGFTEATKFTSAAGLYPSMSTLVFLIYKGYVLQTSTCPALPAKQKFLEYLYTKFGFNASTPLSEEGFEAMLKQLNIGNKTTLEDISNIGADPHAGHDHRRRKRAADPHAGHGHEHGHGHGHGHEEATVNECYNADSIFTIHDVDHAVGMQASQFNEICPTLIQQQLSKACTTVEYTKTESTASQSEIYGYGTLAIAIISSFALLGALIVPCMGGNIYKCVMVMFIGLAVGTMSGDALLHLIPLAVGLHEHASKPGLSIYETIGDYVWKSLGIIAAIYAFFLFETIMKLVRPKQVHPEDQHCAEVDNHGHSHSPDPEFFSNYKRKMSLPKDSAENYELKEATKNANGGIDNFAYKGSNADLAKEPEIESQAKITTNGDVEAVSPKEEEVITKRKDFCSDITPMALMIIIGDTIHNFADGMAVGAAFAQSLTSGLATSIAVLCHEVPHELGDFAVLISSGMSIKKALALNLLSACSAFIGLYIGIAVSMQPVVREWIFAVTAGMFLYVSLVDMLPSLMLTDAGSKMKTFVFQNVGMILGYAAMLIIAIFEEHIKF from the exons ATGGAGTTCACACGAGCTTTTCTACTGCTCTCTGTTTGTCTCTTCTCGATGACACCTATATTTACGATCAACGCTGAAGAGGATGACCACCACGAAGAGGGAGCCGTCGACCCGTTTCATAATTTGGTCGAAGATATCCTGAAGGTCGACACTGAAACTTTGACTCAAACTCAATCCGATACGTTTTACGCGAAGTTGATTGATGTAGTTTTCACGAGACTGAATTGCTCCGTTAATGACAATTCTTCAGCTTGTTATAAC tgTTTAACACCGACCCACGTTAAAACTGTTATTGCAGCAACTTCGGGCAACGTCACTGAGGGAAAATTCGAAAAATCAGCAGCAATCATTGCATATTTCCTGACGAATGCGAAATCAATTTGCGCGAGTATCGGAGATCCTGGCTCGAAAAATTTAACTTTTTATGATACCGGGCTTCTGCACTATGCACATGGGTCCGATGTCACTGAAACTGCTGTTCAGACAATTCTCCAAACTGTAATCAATGCTGGTTATGATCGGAAAGCTGGTCACGCTTCTGGTATTCCGCATGCTGAACCTGTAATG TGCGCCAATGCAGACGAAATTGGTGAAATTGCCGGTTTTACCGAAGCCACTAAATTTACATCCGCCGCTGGTTTATACCCTTCCATGTCTACTCTTGTCTTCTTGATTTATAAAg GTTATGTTCTACAGACGTCAACATGCCCAGCATTGCCTGCCAAACAGAAATTTTTAGAATACCTTTACACAAAATTTGGTTTCAATGCGTCCACTCCTTTGTCCGAAGAAG GTTTTGAGGCGATGTTGAAACAGTTAAATATCGGTAACAAAACTACATTAGAAGACATCAGTAATATTGGTGCAGATCCTCACGCGGGTCACGACCACAGACGACGAAAGCGAGCAGCAGATCCACACGCGGGACATGGACACGAACATGGACATGGACATGGACATGGACATGAGGAGGCCACGGTCAATGAG TGTTATAATGCTGATAGTATATTCACAATTCATGATGTTGACCACGCAGTCGGTATGCAAGCTTCAcagttcaatgaaatttgtccCACTCTAATACAGCAGCAATTGAGCAAAGCGTGCACCACAGTAGAGTATACAAAGACAGAATCCACTGCTTCACAATCGGAAA ttTACGGATATGGTACATTAGCAATTGCTATAATCAGTTCGTTTGCTTTGCTCGGTGCTTTGATTGTTCCATGTATGGGtggaaatatatacaaatgcgTTATGGTGATGTTTATTGGACTGGCTGTGGGTACTATGTCCGGAGACGCTCTGCTGCATCTGATACCACTT gctGTTGGTCTCCACGAACACGCATCTAAACCTGGTCTTAGTATCTATGAAACTATCGGAGATTATGTATGGAAATCGTTAGGAATCATTGCAG CTATTTATGCTTTCTTCTTATTCGAAACAATCATGAAACTCGTCAGACCAAAGCAG GTTCATCCTGAAGATCAG CATTGTGCTGAAGTTGACAATCATGGACACTCCCATTCGCCTGACCCggaatttttcagtaattACAAGAGGAAGATGTCATTGCCCAAAGATTCTGCCGAAAACTATGAGCTTAAAGag GCTACGAAGAACGCAAATGGAGGAATCGATAATTTTGCGTATAAAGGTTCGAATGCAGATCTTGCGAAAGAACCAGAAATCGAGTCGCAAGCAAAAATAACCACGAATGGAGATGTTGAAGCCGTATCTCCGAAAGAGGAAGAAGTCATCACGAAAAGAAAAGACTTCTGTTCAG ATATTACACCTATGGCTCTGATGATTATAATCGGTGATActattcataattttgctGATGGGATGGCCGTTGGAGCTGCATTTGCGCAATCCCTGACAAGTGGTTTAGCCACATCGATTGCTGTCCTGTGCCACGAGGTACCGCACGAACTAG GTGATTTTGCGGTTTTGATATCGTCTGGTATGAGTATCAAAAAGGCTCTAGCCCTCAATTTACTTTCGGCATGTTCAGCATTTATCGGGTTGTATATCGGTATCGCAGTATCTATGCAACCAGTCGTTAGAGAATGGATATTTGCTGTCACTGCTGGAATGTTCTTATACGTTTCATTAGTCGATATG CTTCCGTCCTTGATGTTGACCGATGCTggttcaaaaatgaaaacatttgtTTTCCAAAATGTCGGTATGATTTTGGGATATGCCGCGATGCTTATTATCGCAATCTTTGAGGAACACATTAAATTTTAG
- the LOC141906852 gene encoding metal cation symporter ZIP14-like isoform X1 → MEFTRAFLLLSVCLFSMTPIFTINAEEDDHHEEGAVDPFHNLVEDILKVDTETLTQTQSDTFYAKLIDVVFTRLNCSVNDNSSACYNCLTPTHVKTVIAATSGNVTEGKFEKSAAIIAYFLTNAKSICASIGDPGSKNLTFYDTGLLHYAHGSDVTETAVQTILQTVINAGYDRKAGHASGIPHAEPVMCANADEIGEIAGFTEATKFTSAAGLYPSMSTLVFLIYKGYVLQTSTCPALPAKQKFLEYLYTKFGFNASTPLSEEGFEAMLKQLNIGNKTTLEDISNIGADPHAGHDHRRRKRAADPHAGHGHEHGHGHGHGHEEATVNECYNADSIFTIHDVDHAVGMQASQFNEICPTLIQQQLSKACTTVEYTKTESTASQSEIYGYGTLAIAIISSFALLGALIVPCMGGNIYKCVMVMFIGLAVGTMSGDALLHLIPLAVGLHEHASKPGLSIYETIGDYVWKSLGIIAAIYAFFLFETIMKLVRPKQVHPEDQTNLLLHPEAQHCAEVDNHGHSHSPDPEFFSNYKRKMSLPKDSAENYELKEATKNANGGIDNFAYKGSNADLAKEPEIESQAKITTNGDVEAVSPKEEEVITKRKDFCSDITPMALMIIIGDTIHNFADGMAVGAAFAQSLTSGLATSIAVLCHEVPHELGDFAVLISSGMSIKKALALNLLSACSAFIGLYIGIAVSMQPVVREWIFAVTAGMFLYVSLVDMLPSLMLTDAGSKMKTFVFQNVGMILGYAAMLIIAIFEEHIKF, encoded by the exons ATGGAGTTCACACGAGCTTTTCTACTGCTCTCTGTTTGTCTCTTCTCGATGACACCTATATTTACGATCAACGCTGAAGAGGATGACCACCACGAAGAGGGAGCCGTCGACCCGTTTCATAATTTGGTCGAAGATATCCTGAAGGTCGACACTGAAACTTTGACTCAAACTCAATCCGATACGTTTTACGCGAAGTTGATTGATGTAGTTTTCACGAGACTGAATTGCTCCGTTAATGACAATTCTTCAGCTTGTTATAAC tgTTTAACACCGACCCACGTTAAAACTGTTATTGCAGCAACTTCGGGCAACGTCACTGAGGGAAAATTCGAAAAATCAGCAGCAATCATTGCATATTTCCTGACGAATGCGAAATCAATTTGCGCGAGTATCGGAGATCCTGGCTCGAAAAATTTAACTTTTTATGATACCGGGCTTCTGCACTATGCACATGGGTCCGATGTCACTGAAACTGCTGTTCAGACAATTCTCCAAACTGTAATCAATGCTGGTTATGATCGGAAAGCTGGTCACGCTTCTGGTATTCCGCATGCTGAACCTGTAATG TGCGCCAATGCAGACGAAATTGGTGAAATTGCCGGTTTTACCGAAGCCACTAAATTTACATCCGCCGCTGGTTTATACCCTTCCATGTCTACTCTTGTCTTCTTGATTTATAAAg GTTATGTTCTACAGACGTCAACATGCCCAGCATTGCCTGCCAAACAGAAATTTTTAGAATACCTTTACACAAAATTTGGTTTCAATGCGTCCACTCCTTTGTCCGAAGAAG GTTTTGAGGCGATGTTGAAACAGTTAAATATCGGTAACAAAACTACATTAGAAGACATCAGTAATATTGGTGCAGATCCTCACGCGGGTCACGACCACAGACGACGAAAGCGAGCAGCAGATCCACACGCGGGACATGGACACGAACATGGACATGGACATGGACATGGACATGAGGAGGCCACGGTCAATGAG TGTTATAATGCTGATAGTATATTCACAATTCATGATGTTGACCACGCAGTCGGTATGCAAGCTTCAcagttcaatgaaatttgtccCACTCTAATACAGCAGCAATTGAGCAAAGCGTGCACCACAGTAGAGTATACAAAGACAGAATCCACTGCTTCACAATCGGAAA ttTACGGATATGGTACATTAGCAATTGCTATAATCAGTTCGTTTGCTTTGCTCGGTGCTTTGATTGTTCCATGTATGGGtggaaatatatacaaatgcgTTATGGTGATGTTTATTGGACTGGCTGTGGGTACTATGTCCGGAGACGCTCTGCTGCATCTGATACCACTT gctGTTGGTCTCCACGAACACGCATCTAAACCTGGTCTTAGTATCTATGAAACTATCGGAGATTATGTATGGAAATCGTTAGGAATCATTGCAG CTATTTATGCTTTCTTCTTATTCGAAACAATCATGAAACTCGTCAGACCAAAGCAG GTTCATCCTGAAGATCAG ACCAATCTTCTCTTGCACCCTGAAGCTCAG CATTGTGCTGAAGTTGACAATCATGGACACTCCCATTCGCCTGACCCggaatttttcagtaattACAAGAGGAAGATGTCATTGCCCAAAGATTCTGCCGAAAACTATGAGCTTAAAGag GCTACGAAGAACGCAAATGGAGGAATCGATAATTTTGCGTATAAAGGTTCGAATGCAGATCTTGCGAAAGAACCAGAAATCGAGTCGCAAGCAAAAATAACCACGAATGGAGATGTTGAAGCCGTATCTCCGAAAGAGGAAGAAGTCATCACGAAAAGAAAAGACTTCTGTTCAG ATATTACACCTATGGCTCTGATGATTATAATCGGTGATActattcataattttgctGATGGGATGGCCGTTGGAGCTGCATTTGCGCAATCCCTGACAAGTGGTTTAGCCACATCGATTGCTGTCCTGTGCCACGAGGTACCGCACGAACTAG GTGATTTTGCGGTTTTGATATCGTCTGGTATGAGTATCAAAAAGGCTCTAGCCCTCAATTTACTTTCGGCATGTTCAGCATTTATCGGGTTGTATATCGGTATCGCAGTATCTATGCAACCAGTCGTTAGAGAATGGATATTTGCTGTCACTGCTGGAATGTTCTTATACGTTTCATTAGTCGATATG CTTCCGTCCTTGATGTTGACCGATGCTggttcaaaaatgaaaacatttgtTTTCCAAAATGTCGGTATGATTTTGGGATATGCCGCGATGCTTATTATCGCAATCTTTGAGGAACACATTAAATTTTAG